The following are from one region of the Sandaracinus amylolyticus genome:
- a CDS encoding PepSY domain-containing protein produces MNRIKTAAVMLSMVVAFGAGGSIAAAQQAAPRVAMEDARRIALEHVPGGNVESIEQDHEDGRVVYEVEVRDAQGREHELVIDADDGRVIRTEVEDEHDDD; encoded by the coding sequence ATGAATCGGATCAAGACGGCCGCGGTGATGCTCTCGATGGTGGTCGCGTTCGGCGCGGGCGGCAGCATCGCGGCGGCGCAGCAGGCCGCGCCGCGTGTCGCGATGGAGGACGCGCGGCGCATCGCGCTCGAGCACGTGCCCGGTGGGAACGTCGAGTCGATCGAGCAGGACCACGAGGACGGTCGCGTGGTGTACGAGGTCGAGGTGCGCGACGCGCAGGGCCGCGAGCACGAGCTCGTGATCGATGCGGACGACGGGCGCGTGATCCGGACCGAGGTGGAGGACGAGCACGACGACGACTGA
- a CDS encoding metallophosphatase domain-containing protein: protein MRVVAVADTHTFEHELWVPDGDVLVHAGDMLRGGTLEELEGVARWIRALPHRHKVIVAGNHDVCFEHMSSRSRALAMIGADDPSSGVVYLEDSGVEIEALRIWGSPWQPAYHDWAFNLPRGSSELAAKWALVPSGIDVLITHGTPCGIGDRGPTSGRHGCERLREAMPRIRPRVHLFGHIHQDGGAWTIDGTLHANVTTWECERGATVIDVDATSARTFIVPPRG from the coding sequence ATGCGCGTCGTCGCGGTCGCGGACACACACACGTTCGAGCACGAGCTCTGGGTGCCCGACGGTGACGTGCTCGTGCACGCGGGCGACATGTTGCGCGGCGGGACGCTCGAGGAGCTCGAAGGCGTCGCGCGGTGGATCCGCGCGCTGCCCCATCGACACAAGGTGATCGTCGCGGGGAATCACGATGTGTGCTTCGAGCACATGTCTTCGCGCTCGCGCGCGCTGGCGATGATCGGCGCGGACGATCCGTCCTCCGGCGTCGTGTATCTCGAGGACTCGGGCGTCGAGATCGAGGCGCTGCGCATCTGGGGCTCGCCGTGGCAGCCCGCGTATCACGACTGGGCGTTCAACCTGCCGCGCGGCTCCTCCGAGCTCGCCGCGAAGTGGGCGCTCGTGCCCTCGGGCATCGACGTCTTGATCACCCACGGCACGCCCTGCGGCATCGGGGATCGCGGGCCCACGTCGGGGCGCCATGGATGCGAGCGACTGCGCGAGGCGATGCCGCGCATCCGTCCCCGCGTGCACCTCTTCGGGCACATCCATCAGGACGGGGGCGCGTGGACGATCGACGGGACGCTCCACGCGAACGTGACGACCTGGGAGTGCGAGCGCGGCGCGACCGTGATCGACGTCGACGCGACCAGCGCGCGCACGTTCATCGTGCCGCCGCGCGGCTAA
- a CDS encoding DUF2029 domain-containing protein, giving the protein MVRALRVRARPHPRDPSPRVAIAIGVLALAAAVASVMPQLHANTWIFRDGRFYVNVATTIVEDLTLDQHAFASSWYTGTLGWNRDLDPGWSNVALGARGEHWPKHPWIHPLIASPVYFALGLPGTLAWNLLMFALIASGLYRFARAYAPPAPAALAVALFVMGTAILQSAYDFSVDVLMLAAFAQGLAAVLVGRGVLAGACIALCVIIKPTALMLMPALVLTIAERRDGTTLRRSLAAGTIGLLTYAGINWWMYGRPWWSGYNRTLVTQGGRPVVADHLDAFATPFAEGFDRMWSGYYGLVHTFTAMVIAAPGLIVLLRRRPLHAIGAILGVAASLLVFAKYAYEGHRFHWPALALLVPSIAVTLEVIEHAARAIVMRMRRVSHAPRSAGLVAAIAIAGGALVALPFGPRPEARVLASGAWGERAMELARAIGLEGTGAAVAVVLVHLVLAGLLAARTTRILERVVPSPIAAFAIGACALVPEVREACLAGGPVLATSALLALGLERLCADRRVIAAVAIALAMIVWAVAPSDGEPASALTTLARSFDEPSAIRLIAPWIAIALPGLVIAARREARTGLALLVLAIVAVFPRAGSWAPITTIALAAPAAVSADAIATWIADRARGIDARRAGVLVLASIAALLVIGGVRRVVQAREPFRVASYEGVRRAVVMHGEVPCDFLAWEHLSWECSHFDSGLYGMVGLAVSDPPRVGGEPRELMVVPTGRSGQERRVIWDDARAGRELAIHWAVPDGLRGDALVLVRVDEREVGRFEVPARDDATIHELVLATPGVGDTARLEIAVMPSAGRRHQATVALDAIWR; this is encoded by the coding sequence ATGGTCCGCGCGCTCCGCGTGCGCGCCCGCCCTCATCCTCGCGATCCCAGCCCGCGCGTCGCGATCGCGATCGGTGTGCTCGCGCTCGCGGCGGCGGTCGCGAGCGTCATGCCGCAGCTCCACGCGAACACGTGGATCTTCCGCGACGGGCGCTTCTACGTGAACGTCGCGACGACGATCGTCGAGGACCTCACGCTCGATCAGCACGCGTTCGCGTCGTCCTGGTACACCGGCACGCTCGGCTGGAACCGCGATCTCGATCCCGGCTGGAGCAACGTCGCGCTCGGCGCGCGCGGCGAGCACTGGCCGAAGCACCCGTGGATCCACCCGCTGATCGCGAGCCCGGTGTACTTCGCGCTCGGGCTGCCCGGGACGCTCGCGTGGAACCTGCTGATGTTCGCGCTGATCGCGAGCGGCTTGTACCGCTTCGCGCGCGCGTACGCGCCACCGGCGCCCGCCGCGCTCGCGGTCGCGCTCTTCGTGATGGGCACCGCGATCCTGCAGTCGGCCTACGACTTCAGCGTCGACGTGCTGATGCTCGCGGCGTTCGCGCAGGGGCTCGCGGCGGTGCTCGTGGGACGCGGCGTGCTCGCGGGGGCGTGCATCGCGCTCTGCGTGATCATCAAGCCGACCGCGCTGATGTTGATGCCCGCGCTGGTGCTGACGATCGCGGAGCGGCGCGACGGGACGACGCTGCGGCGATCCCTCGCGGCCGGCACGATCGGGCTGCTCACGTACGCGGGGATCAACTGGTGGATGTACGGGCGGCCCTGGTGGTCGGGGTACAACCGCACGCTGGTCACGCAGGGCGGTCGCCCCGTCGTCGCCGATCACCTCGATGCGTTCGCGACGCCCTTCGCCGAAGGTTTCGACCGCATGTGGAGCGGGTACTACGGGCTGGTCCACACGTTCACCGCGATGGTGATCGCGGCGCCCGGCCTGATCGTGCTGCTGCGGCGCCGTCCGCTGCACGCGATCGGCGCGATCCTCGGCGTGGCCGCGAGCCTGCTGGTGTTCGCGAAGTACGCGTACGAAGGGCATCGCTTCCACTGGCCCGCGCTCGCGCTGCTGGTGCCGTCGATCGCGGTCACGCTCGAGGTGATCGAGCACGCGGCGCGGGCGATCGTGATGCGGATGCGGCGGGTGTCGCATGCGCCGCGCAGCGCGGGGCTCGTGGCGGCGATCGCGATCGCCGGGGGCGCGCTGGTCGCGCTGCCCTTCGGGCCGCGGCCCGAGGCGCGCGTGCTCGCGTCGGGCGCGTGGGGCGAGCGCGCGATGGAGCTCGCGCGTGCGATCGGGCTCGAGGGCACGGGCGCCGCGGTCGCGGTGGTGCTGGTGCACCTGGTGCTCGCGGGGCTGCTCGCCGCGCGCACCACGCGGATCCTCGAGCGCGTGGTGCCCTCGCCGATCGCCGCGTTCGCGATCGGGGCGTGCGCGCTGGTGCCCGAGGTGCGCGAGGCGTGCCTCGCGGGCGGGCCGGTGCTGGCGACGAGCGCGCTGCTCGCGCTCGGGCTCGAGCGGCTCTGCGCCGATCGTCGGGTGATCGCCGCGGTCGCGATCGCGCTCGCGATGATCGTGTGGGCGGTCGCGCCGAGCGACGGCGAGCCTGCGTCGGCGCTCACGACGCTCGCGAGGAGCTTCGACGAGCCCTCGGCGATCCGTCTGATCGCGCCGTGGATCGCGATCGCGCTCCCCGGTCTGGTGATCGCGGCGCGACGCGAAGCGCGCACCGGGCTCGCGTTGCTCGTGCTCGCGATCGTCGCCGTGTTTCCCCGCGCGGGATCGTGGGCGCCGATCACGACCATCGCGCTCGCGGCGCCCGCCGCGGTGAGCGCCGATGCGATCGCGACGTGGATCGCGGATCGTGCGCGCGGGATCGACGCGCGCCGCGCGGGCGTGCTGGTGCTCGCGAGCATCGCGGCGCTGCTGGTGATCGGCGGTGTGCGTCGCGTGGTGCAGGCGCGCGAGCCGTTCCGCGTCGCGTCGTACGAGGGCGTGCGGCGCGCGGTCGTGATGCACGGCGAGGTGCCCTGCGATTTCCTCGCGTGGGAGCACTTGAGCTGGGAGTGCTCGCACTTCGACAGCGGGCTCTACGGGATGGTCGGGCTCGCGGTCTCGGATCCGCCGCGCGTCGGTGGCGAGCCGCGCGAGCTGATGGTGGTGCCGACGGGCCGCTCGGGGCAGGAGCGACGCGTCATCTGGGACGACGCGCGCGCGGGGCGCGAGCTCGCGATCCATTGGGCCGTGCCCGACGGGCTGCGGGGTGATGCGCTCGTCTTGGTGCGCGTCGACGAGCGCGAGGTCGGCCGCTTCGAGGTGCCGGCGCGCGACGACGCGACGATCCACGAGCTCGTGCTCGCCACGCCGGGCGTGGGTGACACCGCGCGCCTCGAGATCGCGGTCATGCCGAGCGCGGGACGACGGCACCAGGCGACCGTCGCGCTCGACGCGATCTGGCGCTAG
- a CDS encoding response regulator transcription factor, producing the protein MRVLVVDDDPELLDLVMRALERDGHRVHGARSCAEARSALGAEGADVVVLDVELPDGTGVALCRALRDEGERVPILLLTAHGEVPQRVAGLDAGADDFVAKPFAVAELRARVRALGRRGPVDRGVVHRTGDVELDLGARRARRDGTEVPLTTREWAIVELLAGRGGRVIARSEILDAVWGEITDEASASLDVLVARIRRKLGTGIIRTLRGQGYALGDA; encoded by the coding sequence ATGCGCGTCCTCGTCGTCGACGACGATCCCGAGCTCCTCGATCTCGTGATGCGCGCGCTCGAGCGCGACGGTCATCGCGTCCACGGAGCGCGCTCGTGTGCGGAGGCGCGCAGCGCGCTCGGAGCGGAGGGCGCGGACGTGGTCGTGCTCGACGTCGAGCTCCCCGACGGCACCGGCGTCGCGCTGTGCCGCGCGCTCCGGGACGAGGGCGAGCGCGTGCCCATCCTGCTGCTCACCGCGCACGGCGAGGTCCCGCAGCGCGTCGCGGGGCTCGACGCGGGCGCCGACGACTTCGTCGCGAAGCCCTTCGCGGTCGCCGAGCTGCGCGCGCGCGTGCGGGCGCTCGGGCGGCGTGGTCCGGTCGATCGCGGCGTCGTGCATCGCACGGGTGACGTCGAGCTCGATCTCGGCGCGCGGCGCGCGCGGCGCGACGGAACGGAGGTGCCGCTCACCACGCGCGAGTGGGCGATCGTCGAGCTGCTCGCGGGGCGCGGCGGGCGCGTGATCGCGCGCAGCGAGATCCTCGACGCGGTGTGGGGCGAGATCACCGACGAAGCGAGCGCGAGCCTCGACGTCCTCGTCGCGCGCATCCGCCGCAAGCTCGGGACCGGCATCATCCGCACGCTGCGTGGCCAGGGCTACGCGCTGGGAGACGCCTGA
- a CDS encoding sensor histidine kinase produces MPGPRSLRARVALASAGAAALAGAVAAIVAGWTAEQLVRAHDDDALLAHTRALADEVRDEEDEPDDDEGPSDLGAILADELDEVPVVGARAAVYDDEGHVLAGDAQLSPLPPGSCADVGSLRACTVSYGARRLTLAASEGAARDHRSLFVIALLAGALVGALAGGASAARIAGVALAPLSALRDRVRAIDPGAPRVDRIAAPEHDAELEDLRAAIAELVERLAVALAQARSFASNAAHELRTPLASVAGELELLDERSDPEAIARTRAQVARLVELVQRLLVLARAEPIDRAHAEAIDLGDVVREVIDRLPDASRVRTSVADDVIVSGDAALLDALISNALSNALKFSDDVVDVEVTLAGDEARIDVRDRGPGIATEDRARVFDAFYRSRAARASGTPGHGIGLALIAHVATAHGGRVEIVPSERGLHLRAHLPRWTPS; encoded by the coding sequence GTGCCCGGGCCTCGCAGCCTCCGCGCGCGGGTCGCGCTCGCGAGCGCCGGCGCCGCCGCGCTCGCCGGCGCGGTCGCCGCGATCGTCGCGGGATGGACCGCGGAGCAGCTCGTGCGCGCGCACGACGACGACGCGCTGCTCGCGCACACGCGCGCGCTCGCCGACGAGGTGCGCGATGAGGAGGACGAGCCCGACGACGACGAGGGCCCCAGCGATCTCGGCGCGATCCTCGCGGACGAGCTCGACGAGGTGCCGGTCGTGGGCGCGCGCGCCGCGGTGTACGACGACGAAGGCCACGTCCTCGCCGGCGACGCGCAGCTCTCTCCGCTCCCGCCGGGGTCGTGCGCGGACGTGGGCTCGCTGCGCGCCTGCACCGTCTCGTACGGCGCGCGCCGCCTCACCCTCGCTGCGAGCGAAGGCGCCGCGCGGGATCATCGATCGCTGTTCGTGATCGCGCTGCTCGCGGGCGCGCTGGTGGGCGCGCTCGCGGGCGGTGCCTCGGCCGCGCGGATCGCAGGCGTCGCGCTCGCGCCGCTGAGCGCCCTGCGCGATCGGGTGCGCGCGATCGATCCCGGCGCGCCGCGCGTGGATCGCATCGCCGCGCCGGAGCACGACGCGGAGCTCGAGGATCTCCGCGCCGCGATCGCCGAGCTCGTCGAGCGGCTCGCGGTCGCGCTCGCGCAGGCGCGGAGCTTCGCGTCGAACGCGGCGCACGAGCTGCGCACGCCGCTCGCGAGCGTCGCGGGCGAGCTCGAGCTGCTCGACGAGCGCTCCGATCCCGAGGCGATCGCGCGCACGCGTGCCCAGGTCGCGCGGCTCGTCGAGCTCGTGCAGCGCTTGCTCGTGCTCGCGCGCGCCGAGCCGATCGATCGTGCGCACGCGGAAGCGATCGACCTGGGTGATGTCGTGCGCGAGGTGATCGATCGTCTTCCCGATGCATCGCGGGTCCGCACATCGGTCGCAGACGACGTGATCGTCTCGGGCGACGCCGCGCTGCTCGACGCGCTGATCTCGAACGCGCTCTCGAACGCCCTGAAGTTCTCGGACGACGTGGTGGACGTCGAGGTGACGCTGGCGGGCGACGAGGCTCGGATCGACGTGCGCGATCGCGGCCCCGGGATCGCCACGGAGGATCGCGCGCGGGTGTTCGATGCGTTCTATCGCTCGCGCGCCGCGCGCGCCTCGGGCACACCGGGCCACGGCATCGGCCTCGCGCTGATCGCGCACGTCGCCACCGCGCACGGCGGACGCGTCGAGATCGTGCCCAGCGAGCGCGGCCTGCACCTGCGCGCGCACCTGCCGCGCTGGACGCCGAGCTAG
- a CDS encoding VOC family protein: protein MTAKKQKIYTHLWYAKDAEGAARLYASIFPDSRVDRVTPLPADSPSGAAGSVKIVDFTLFGERFQAMTAGPHHDFNDAISLVVECESQAELDRYWNALLEGGGKPQACGWLMDRFGVRWQIVPAVLGEWLQDDDPPRAKRVADAIMKMVKLDIAELDRARRAA, encoded by the coding sequence ATGACTGCGAAGAAGCAGAAGATCTACACGCATCTCTGGTACGCGAAGGACGCGGAGGGAGCCGCGCGGCTCTACGCCTCGATCTTCCCCGACTCTCGCGTCGATCGGGTCACGCCCCTGCCGGCGGACAGTCCGAGCGGGGCAGCGGGCTCGGTGAAGATCGTCGACTTCACGCTCTTCGGGGAGCGCTTCCAGGCGATGACCGCGGGTCCGCACCACGACTTCAACGACGCGATCTCGCTCGTCGTCGAGTGCGAGAGCCAGGCCGAGCTCGATCGCTACTGGAACGCGCTCCTCGAGGGCGGAGGCAAGCCGCAGGCGTGCGGCTGGCTCATGGATCGCTTCGGGGTGCGCTGGCAGATCGTGCCCGCCGTGCTCGGCGAGTGGTTGCAGGACGACGACCCGCCGCGCGCGAAGCGCGTCGCCGACGCGATCATGAAGATGGTGAAGCTCGACATCGCCGAGCTCGATCGCGCTCGCCGCGCGGCGTGA
- a CDS encoding ArnT family glycosyltransferase — translation MRRTPALALLARLAPLLLAAAALASIAGALSIFDGVTRPTRANGFERLSSGGSHCDFDDPAWARNAVRSFDVEPFAAEQEHPEQCVSWRAWWAVARPTRLELEIESDDDGFVLLDERRFVDHPGAHARSTRSETREIEPGVHRVEVRWINRGGGGYLRVRMQDRRDPYMAGVLPLDRDAFFVSRFDAERALESGSLARRAPEHARDFALLLALGGLFTWLAVRAWRRRDDGPLRRLAVIDVAIGVGVTLLALLVRSTRIADTDLAWDELWYWNAGEQQVRNALLGDWSAEAYRFNHEHPPITKWIYGLGGALGGIDGARHVGAVLSAVSVGLVYGLGRVLFDRRAGVAAALLMVSMPHVVAHGRLVGHETIVVFFWCANLLALAVWLRSVRFGASYGDRLEHGDSLAAFVGGLLFFPGLLSRLTFLWITIPIAWALVWARRREIARGTWPIPITTLIGGAIGLGICIALWPWIHTDPAGHLRQTFGHWGGRLPTEYFLGERIVGPPFSYYPVLFVVTTPLLAVITGAIGIVIGLRRKALRAASVLILVALLAPFLQGLSSFRQDLARYVVQCWPMLALFAGIALSRAGAALASRVGKASRTTPAIALAPAAAMALYGLVELRSVEPFPLDYYSELVGGPGGVAERQLFDVSWWAEGPGHAVAWLNEHAREGTRVRIDTSNWDVRPRLRDDLVEVPFRSRVPAEYVVTNYHLYGDPPPPGCERIHHVDVRGAPLASVWECEVEGR, via the coding sequence ATGCGCCGAACTCCCGCCCTCGCCCTCCTCGCTCGGCTCGCGCCGCTGCTCCTCGCCGCGGCCGCCCTCGCGTCGATCGCAGGCGCACTGTCGATCTTCGACGGCGTCACCCGACCCACGCGCGCCAACGGCTTCGAGCGCCTCTCGAGCGGCGGCTCGCACTGCGACTTCGACGATCCCGCGTGGGCGCGCAACGCGGTGCGCTCGTTCGACGTCGAGCCCTTCGCGGCCGAGCAGGAGCACCCCGAGCAGTGCGTGTCGTGGCGCGCGTGGTGGGCGGTCGCGCGACCGACGCGCCTCGAGCTCGAGATCGAGTCCGACGACGACGGGTTCGTGCTCCTCGACGAGCGTCGCTTCGTCGATCATCCGGGCGCCCACGCACGCAGCACGCGCAGCGAGACCCGCGAGATCGAGCCCGGCGTCCACCGCGTCGAGGTGCGCTGGATCAACCGCGGCGGCGGCGGGTACCTGCGCGTGCGCATGCAGGATCGTCGCGACCCGTACATGGCGGGCGTGCTGCCGCTCGATCGCGACGCGTTCTTCGTGAGCCGCTTCGACGCGGAGCGCGCGCTCGAGAGCGGATCGCTGGCGCGCCGCGCGCCCGAGCACGCGCGCGACTTCGCGCTGCTCCTCGCGCTCGGTGGGCTCTTCACGTGGCTCGCGGTCCGCGCGTGGCGCCGTCGCGACGATGGCCCGCTGCGGCGCCTCGCGGTGATCGACGTCGCGATCGGCGTGGGCGTGACGCTGCTCGCGCTGCTGGTCCGATCGACGCGCATCGCCGACACCGATCTCGCATGGGACGAGCTCTGGTACTGGAACGCGGGTGAGCAGCAGGTGCGCAACGCGCTGCTCGGCGACTGGAGCGCGGAGGCCTATCGCTTCAACCACGAGCACCCGCCGATCACCAAGTGGATCTACGGGCTCGGCGGTGCGCTCGGCGGGATCGACGGAGCGCGGCACGTCGGCGCGGTGCTGAGCGCGGTGTCGGTCGGCCTCGTGTACGGGCTCGGCCGTGTGCTCTTCGATCGTCGCGCGGGCGTCGCGGCGGCGCTGCTCATGGTCTCGATGCCCCACGTCGTCGCGCACGGGCGGCTCGTCGGGCACGAGACGATCGTCGTCTTCTTCTGGTGCGCGAACCTGCTCGCGCTCGCGGTGTGGCTGCGCAGCGTGCGCTTCGGCGCGAGCTACGGGGATCGTCTCGAGCACGGCGACTCGCTCGCGGCGTTCGTCGGCGGGCTCCTGTTCTTTCCGGGCCTGCTCTCCCGGCTGACGTTCCTGTGGATCACGATCCCGATCGCGTGGGCGCTCGTCTGGGCGCGACGCCGCGAGATCGCGCGCGGCACCTGGCCGATCCCGATCACGACGCTGATCGGCGGCGCGATCGGCCTCGGGATCTGCATCGCGCTCTGGCCGTGGATCCACACCGACCCCGCGGGCCATCTGCGCCAGACGTTCGGGCACTGGGGCGGGCGTCTGCCCACCGAGTACTTCCTCGGCGAGCGCATCGTCGGGCCGCCGTTCTCGTACTACCCGGTGCTCTTCGTGGTCACGACGCCGCTGCTCGCGGTGATCACCGGCGCGATCGGGATCGTGATCGGGCTGCGACGCAAGGCGTTGCGCGCGGCGAGCGTGCTGATCCTCGTCGCGCTCCTCGCGCCGTTCCTGCAAGGGCTCTCGTCGTTCCGCCAGGACCTCGCGCGCTACGTCGTGCAGTGCTGGCCCATGCTCGCGCTCTTCGCGGGCATCGCGCTCTCGCGCGCCGGTGCTGCGCTCGCATCGCGCGTCGGCAAGGCCTCGCGCACGACGCCCGCGATCGCGCTCGCGCCCGCCGCGGCGATGGCGCTCTATGGATTGGTCGAGCTGCGGTCGGTCGAGCCCTTCCCGCTCGACTACTACTCGGAGCTCGTCGGTGGCCCGGGGGGTGTCGCGGAGCGCCAGCTCTTCGACGTCTCGTGGTGGGCCGAGGGCCCGGGGCACGCGGTCGCGTGGCTCAACGAGCACGCGCGCGAGGGCACGCGGGTGCGCATCGACACGTCGAACTGGGACGTGCGGCCGCGCCTGCGCGACGATCTCGTCGAGGTGCCGTTCCGCTCGCGCGTGCCCGCGGAGTACGTGGTCACGAACTACCACCTCTACGGCGATCCTCCGCCTCCGGGCTGCGAGCGCATCCACCACGTGGACGTGCGCGGAGCGCCGCTGGCGAGCGTGTGGGAGTGCGAGGTCGAGGGACGATGA
- a CDS encoding GNAT family N-acetyltransferase codes for MSAPTIRTIEPRDDVQMANVIRTVMPEFGADGPGFAIHDPEVSFMSRAYGRPRCVYFVVEDDGRVLGGGGVAPLDGGDADTCELRKMYFLPELRGRGVGRAVLERCIEAARAMGYRRMYLETLTGMDGAMRLYEKLGFLRIACSKGATGHHGCDTFYEREL; via the coding sequence ATGAGCGCACCGACGATCCGCACGATCGAGCCGCGTGACGACGTGCAGATGGCGAACGTCATCCGCACCGTGATGCCGGAGTTCGGTGCAGACGGCCCGGGCTTCGCGATCCACGACCCCGAGGTCTCGTTCATGTCGCGCGCATACGGGCGCCCGCGCTGCGTCTACTTCGTCGTCGAGGACGACGGGCGCGTGCTCGGCGGCGGCGGCGTCGCGCCGCTCGACGGCGGCGACGCGGACACGTGCGAGCTGCGCAAGATGTACTTCCTGCCCGAGCTGCGCGGCCGCGGCGTGGGCCGCGCGGTGCTCGAGCGATGCATCGAGGCGGCGCGCGCGATGGGCTACCGCCGCATGTACCTCGAGACGCTGACCGGCATGGACGGCGCGATGCGCCTCTACGAGAAGCTCGGCTTCCTCCGCATCGCCTGCAGCAAGGGCGCGACGGGCCACCACGGCTGCGACACGTTCTACGAGCGCGAGCTGTGA
- a CDS encoding dickkopf-related protein yields MHRFLSISIALVTIAGCNGTMGGTCTSSSECRAGEACLDGVCRGRGDGGLADASDPRALASVRVEPSTVTLTSIDGAPASQAFRLIATRHDGTEHDATAMAYWSTGSMRLGAIDSTGTFTASGVAGGVVTVNARLASGSDVLSANATIDVVVERTVFGAGVDPATTPGRFGAPVAGDPSAASILYPLEGAVMPQNVSPPDVQWQPVGAAGDVFRIRLTKPRATITAYVAHIGDPGFRHAWLVDRDAWRAIAESDPDDDVRIEIDRLESATSRVVAGAAPRTMRFARGSLFGRVYFWDLNAGRTESIDPVSAARAVVVPAPAPAPNGGRCIACHTVSRDGRWLWGVREADNAGMQFDLTTPLGADPAPTRNTPVAAPITMGTYDPTGSMLIGSAGWSGPMVIVDAASGTSVGATGLPTAGTSFPSWSPGEGDRIAFMGEVAVAPDSHPIDGDVYVMPRTSASPLAFGAPTKIHEGSTLSGAPEGGTADSHPVWSPDAQMLVFQHGPRTFSFVPGTHDVPPGALYRIAPDGTNLVRLDTLNGGPTGTSAYFPTFAPYVTDERESARYYWVAFYSRRDYGNAIAGTQGRGLRQLWVAAIDASAPAGSDPSFVPYWLPGQSTAVHNIAAYWAPEPCRVTGSSCATSAECCSETCEEGPDGAPVCVPPPETECRRGGMTCGSDEDCCDGSTCSGNVCIEPPV; encoded by the coding sequence ATGCACCGCTTCCTTTCGATCTCGATCGCGCTCGTGACGATCGCGGGCTGCAACGGCACGATGGGCGGCACGTGCACGAGCAGCAGCGAGTGTCGCGCCGGAGAGGCGTGCCTCGACGGAGTCTGTCGGGGCCGTGGAGACGGTGGGCTCGCCGATGCGAGCGATCCGCGCGCGCTCGCGTCGGTGCGCGTCGAGCCGTCGACGGTGACGCTCACGTCGATCGACGGCGCGCCGGCGAGCCAGGCGTTCCGTCTGATCGCGACGCGGCACGACGGCACCGAGCACGACGCGACCGCGATGGCGTACTGGTCGACCGGCAGCATGCGCCTCGGCGCGATCGACAGCACGGGCACGTTCACCGCGAGCGGCGTCGCGGGCGGCGTGGTGACGGTCAACGCGCGCCTCGCGAGCGGCAGCGACGTGCTCAGCGCGAACGCGACGATCGACGTCGTCGTCGAGCGCACCGTGTTCGGCGCGGGCGTCGATCCCGCGACCACGCCGGGCCGCTTCGGCGCGCCGGTCGCGGGCGATCCGAGCGCGGCGTCGATCCTCTATCCGCTCGAGGGCGCGGTGATGCCGCAGAACGTGTCGCCGCCCGACGTCCAGTGGCAGCCGGTCGGCGCCGCGGGCGACGTGTTCCGCATCCGCCTCACCAAGCCGCGCGCGACGATCACCGCGTACGTCGCGCACATCGGCGATCCCGGGTTCCGCCATGCGTGGCTCGTCGATCGCGACGCGTGGCGCGCGATCGCGGAGAGCGATCCCGACGACGACGTGCGCATCGAGATCGATCGGCTCGAGAGCGCGACGTCGCGCGTGGTCGCGGGCGCGGCACCGCGCACGATGCGCTTCGCGCGCGGGAGCTTGTTCGGCCGCGTGTACTTCTGGGATCTCAACGCAGGACGCACCGAGTCGATCGATCCGGTGAGCGCGGCGCGCGCGGTGGTGGTGCCCGCGCCCGCGCCCGCACCGAACGGCGGGCGCTGCATCGCGTGCCACACGGTGTCGCGCGACGGTCGTTGGCTCTGGGGTGTTCGCGAGGCCGACAACGCGGGCATGCAGTTCGATCTCACGACGCCCCTCGGCGCCGACCCCGCGCCGACGCGCAACACGCCGGTTGCGGCTCCGATCACGATGGGCACCTACGATCCGACGGGCTCGATGCTGATCGGCTCGGCGGGCTGGAGCGGTCCGATGGTGATCGTCGACGCCGCGAGCGGTACGTCGGTCGGCGCGACCGGGCTGCCCACCGCGGGCACGAGCTTCCCGTCGTGGTCTCCCGGCGAAGGCGACCGCATCGCGTTCATGGGCGAGGTCGCGGTCGCGCCCGACTCGCACCCGATCGACGGCGACGTCTACGTGATGCCGCGCACCTCGGCGTCGCCGCTCGCGTTCGGCGCGCCCACGAAGATCCACGAGGGCAGCACGCTCTCGGGCGCGCCCGAGGGTGGCACCGCGGACTCGCACCCGGTGTGGTCGCCCGACGCGCAGATGCTCGTGTTCCAGCACGGGCCGCGCACGTTCAGCTTCGTGCCCGGCACCCACGACGTGCCTCCGGGCGCGCTCTATCGCATCGCGCCCGACGGGACGAACCTGGTGCGGCTCGACACGCTCAACGGCGGGCCGACGGGGACCAGTGCGTACTTCCCGACGTTCGCGCCCTACGTGACCGACGAGCGCGAGAGCGCGCGTTACTACTGGGTCGCGTTCTATTCGCGCCGCGACTACGGCAACGCGATCGCGGGGACGCAGGGGCGCGGGCTGCGTCAGCTCTGGGTCGCGGCGATCGACGCGAGCGCGCCCGCAGGGAGCGATCCTTCGTTCGTTCCCTATTGGCTCCCGGGGCAGAGCACGGCCGTGCACAACATCGCGGCGTACTGGGCGCCCGAGCCGTGCCGCGTGACCGGGAGCTCGTGCGCGACGAGCGCGGAGTGCTGCTCCGAGACGTGCGAAGAGGGCCCGGACGGCGCGCCGGTGTGTGTTCCGCCGCCCGAGACGGAGTGCCGTCGCGGCGGCATGACGTGCGGCAGCGACGAGGACTGCTGCGATGGCTCGACGTGCTCGGGCAACGTCTGCATCGAGCCTCCCGTCTGA